GACCGATAAGGCTTGCACCTTATCGACCAGTGGTTCCAGCCCGGCCTGTACACCGTGACAATGGCCTGTACACCGTGACAATGGCGGTAGACCCGCGGTAGGCTACACCAAGTATCCTGCATAGGCATTAAATGCCTGGTCGGTGGCGAGGTTCTGTGTCCGCGGTGGGTGTTGTCTGCATGCATGACACGTACACCGAGTGGCCAGTGTTTGGGGTTCCGAGCACCAACCTTGTGACCTCATGGTTGACGTTTTTAGAGCTTCCGCCTTGATTAAATGTGGAATTTATCGGCCGGTAAATTAACTCAAGGATCTGTGTGCCTCTCGTGTGGCTTCTCTCTCTCGGTAAAAAATGTGTTGCTCCCTCTTCCGTATTGCCAGTCCATGGATTTTTTGATGGGGCCCGCGTATGCTTGGGGTACCTCGGTTTTTGTTACGTCGATAGACGTGCCGCTTCAGCGTCTTCCCCCGGCTGGTGGCCTCTGGCTTGGAGCGGCCGGATCTTGAGCTTTGGCTGCCGGAGGCCTGGAAGGATGTTGTGACTGTCTTGGAAGCGGTATGTGGTGACTCTCCGTCAGGCTGGTGGGCTGCGGTGGTGTTGGTCTGGGTAGGGTCTTTGGGATGCTCTTCGGCTTGCACTGCCGGTGGCGCTTTGGCAAGATTTTTGTGGTGTGGCATGTAGCATCTGCTTGCTCCAGTTCGGTGGTGGTGAGTTAGAGACGTCCCCAGCATAGGTGCTTGGCTCTCCTGGCGAAAGCCATGCTCAACTTCAGTCTGGGCTGGTGGCGAGGCATCTCTCTCAACTTCAAATTCTTGTCTTTCGGTGAAAGCTGTGTCTAATGGTGGCGCCTAGGGTGTCATTACTTTGTTGGAAGCATTGCCTTGGAGCCAAGTATTGTGTTGGGAGCATGGGGTTAGTGGTGATGTGGTTGATCTGGAGCTGGCAGCGATCTCATAAGTGTGGAGTCATTGGTGGTGCATCCGCGTTGGGCTGGTTGCTTGGTCGACGGTGGTGGGCAGTAGGAGCACCCTCCGCGTATAAGGGGAGTCGGGCGAGTTATGTCAGCCAACCTCTTGGGATCGGAGCGGCATATGTTTGCTCGGACATATCGTTCCTCTTGGGTATCATGGAGCATGGTTATTGTATAGCTGGCTGCTGGCTATATGTTGTTGCAGTGTCATCATACTTGCTCTAAGATATAGTGCATTGAGACTGCCCTTAGTGGCTGCATGCAATAATGGCACACACTAATCTAGCTGCATGCCATAACCACACGCAGCGGCTCGCGTACACGGGGTTCCGAAGGAGGCGTGCGAGAGGAACGAGGATATTAACTGTTTACACGACTAATACTCTTGGAAAATTTGGATTCTCTTAGGCGCCCTATGcacctggatggagggagtactatgcaCTATGAGGATAGTATCATAGACTCGCATCACAGtgtatgatactccccactacgAGCAGCATAACTATGTTCGGTGCATGCTTTTCCATATTAATACTAAATTGAAGAAAAGATAATACTGATATATTCTTGTGTGGTCATTCTAGTGATTGTGCTAATtagaaatactccctccgtcccacaatataagacgTTTTTACAAGCTTGCCGTCGAGTTACTGCAATTGCTGGAAGTGCCGAATTCTTTATTCTTTTGCCTTTGTTTCTCATTGATAATAATATTTGAGACTGCCACTGCAAGTATTCTCACTTGTTATAAACCCTGTAGTGAAGTACGTGTCGAAGGGCTGGAAACAATGGACTACCTTGACAACATGAAGGGAAAGGAGCGTTTCACAGAGCAAGGAGATGCTATTGTATTTGAATCAGAAGTAGGTGTATTACTTCATGTTAAATATCTACTACCTCCTTTTCGGTTTACAGGGCTTATATAAAAACTTTCGTTTtaccgttttataagtctcattTCTATTGCTTCCCATCACACGCTCAGATATCGAGGTGCATTAAATCACTGCATGTGAGGATTAGAAGAAAAATCACCCATGCATGTAGAAGTTGTTAGTTATTTAttggtcatgcatgcatgcattgcaattaatgcattggtaaacataattaTTTGAGGAAAACGAGCGCATTAATTGAGTACTTTTGCAAACTACGAAAATTactccaccactcatcatctatcttggttggtgagatttttgagttgagccctataaaccggaaaggagagAGTAACTATCAATGTAAATACTTGATATCTCATGCTTCCTACCTGTAATTGATTTGTCATAAAGGTTGATAAGGTATATCTTGCTGCACCCTCGAAAGTTGCAATTATTGATCATGACATGAGAAGAACATTCGTCGTGACAAAAGAAGGACTTCCAGATGCTGGTAAGCTTGATTTAATGGAAAACCTGTTTATGTTGAATTTAATGAAATCTATTGCTGCAAATTACTTTCATCTTCATCATTACCTGTTCTCTAGTTGTTTGGAACCCTTGGGATAAGAAGGCAAAAGCTATGCAAGATTTTGGGGATTCAGAATACAAGCACATGCTTTGTGTGGAGCCTGCAGCCGTTGAGAAGCCAATTACCCTCAAGCCTGGTGAAGAGTGGAAAGGAAGGCTTGGGCTCTCCGCTGTTCCTTCCAGCTACTGTAGTGGGCAGTTAGATCCATTAAAGGTCCTTCATGGTTGAGTTCTCACTTCTTCCTCTTGTACAGGTGATGTTTTACTCTAGCTAAGCTGTGTTCTGGTTTCAATTGCATCACTTATTGGATTATGTTCTGGTACTTACATACCACTGCAACAAGAAGTCTCTTGGAGTATTATGGTTATGAATATACCTGGTATGTGATTAGCAGCTGACTAGAAGATGAACTGTCTTTTCTTTGTCGCTCTTCCATACACCACCTTTGACAGATGGTGATTCTCACATGCCCCCATCAACAAGTCTGCTTTAGGGTGAAAGGATTTTGAAATTGTAGGCTTTTGGTATTCGTTGGCAATTGTAAAACTTGCATTTTTTTAAACTTTGCATTATGGCCATCAGCCTGATGAATTTGTTCTCACGAAGTGTCAATTGCATACCTATGTGAGCAGCTAATTGCACAGTAACTATCATTTCTATGAACCTTGTGTCCTTGTGTACCTATGCTCTTGTTCTAACTCACGAAATATTTGGCCTCTGCAGAAGCACTTCATTGCCCTTTCCTATTTGATGCTGGGCTGACTCGGACATTGCCTTGACCTTTCTTCCTTTTCATCATCCTCTATCTTTTGCCCTTTTTGTATCTACAAGTGAGTAGTAGGGCTGTTCTAAAATAACAGACCACGTCAGTTGTTTTTAGCCCAGAGCAGGTCAACTCGTCCGTAATCAAGTCCATCAGTCTAAAGTAACGTTTCGTGTGGTTCAGTGGCCATACTGAGGAATGTTACCATGTGGTGCAGTTGTAGCATTTTGTGTtaatatgtactccctctgttcggaATTACTCGTTCaaaaaatgaatgtatctagatgtattttagttgtagatacatccatttttgtgacaagtaattccgaacggtgGGAGCAGtagcattttcttcctgcaaaaAAATTTATGTAGCTATGTCATTTTTTTTTGAGAACCGCCCTCAAGGCATTTTATTCATTTTGGTGGACTAAGTCTGATTGTACAATGTCAAGCAGAAAATCAGGAATTACaggaaaaataatagaactagtgtGGATCGCCAAAGACTCTTTGGCACAAGTATGGGCAGCAACGTTTGCATCACGACCAGTCCAATGAATCTCAAATCCCTGCAAGTTCGGAAGATAGGTGCGCTTCTCCCTGAAGATACTCCCTCCCACCGAGCGATCATGTTGGTGCCATGCATCATAGACTGCCTGGTAGTCAGTTTTCAGCACGACTCGGTATGGCCCTTGCTCATCGTTAGGTGCATTTTTTTTGAGAGCATACCAAAAGCGTACCATATTTTTATAGAAGATAGAGAATCAATGTtgtcggggggatggaccccgggTAGCCTCATCCACTCAATGACGTTTCAAGACATCGAGGCTAGCCAAAGCCCCTCATGCCGACTGGCCGCACGCCCGGCTTCCTGGGCTGGCTAGGACCACGTGGCCGGATTCCAGAAGACGGGGCACCCCCAGAAGACGGCTTGGGGAGCGGGTCGGCTTCCAGCAGCCGGCCCGTCCTTTCCCACGGAGTCTGCACTCACCCACTACGACAAGATGGAGCCTAGCTACGGCGCCACCTGCTCCCCCCCGAATCCTGGagaagcgtggctacagtgcgcGCTGACCAAGTGGCCATCTACTTGCCTGACGCGGGACTGTAGGCATATGGTTCATGACGCAGCCCTCGTCAGCAAGGATGGGTCTACATCAAAAGGCAATCAGCGTTGCCCGCAAGCGGCGTGCCCTACCAGTCAGCCGGATTCTTGGCAGCCGGCGGGGCCCTCCAgaggcgggccccagcagccggcggagaaccCGGCGACCCTAGACACTGACGTTCGGGTCCTACACCCGGACATATTACCACTGTACCCCTGGGGGTCGGCCTATAAGACCCCCAGGCTTCACCCATGAAAAGGTTTCAGCCTTCATTCCACACACACTCACCATAGCTAGGAGAAGAGAGGTAGCTctacccttcttcctcctctagcaatACAGCTCCATGAGCAACCTTGTATACACTTGATCATAGTCATCatagcaggactaggggtgttctctccggagagccccgaacctgggtacatCTCGTGTGCTACCGAGCTCGTGCTCACTCTCGCTTCAGGAACCCGACGCCGTCTTCATGGCTCCACCGACGATAAGCCACCCCCTGGCATCTgacgtgagaataccacgacaaaTGTACAAGCGAGGAATGAGCTAGATGCGTACATCCACACTCGGCCACCACCCATTACAACCCACACAAACTACTCTAAGCTTCTCTCTCACAAAATATAGTAAACCACCAACTCCAACACCGGCTTGTCTCCATTGTTCTACAACTCTGAAGATGTCGTCGGCCAACTCCAACAGGGTCCTCTGTTGGTGCGTCCTGTTAAACACGCACACGTTTCGTTACTTTCAGAGCTCCCAAGCAACTAAGATGACTA
This sequence is a window from Aegilops tauschii subsp. strangulata cultivar AL8/78 chromosome 7, Aet v6.0, whole genome shotgun sequence. Protein-coding genes within it:
- the LOC109778970 gene encoding putative glucose-6-phosphate 1-epimerase isoform X2; protein product: MWPHSFEFRLRIALGAGGDLSLTSRIRNTNTDGRPFSYTFAFHTYFSVSDISEVRVEGLETMDYLDNMKGKERFTEQGDAIVFESEVDKVYLAAPSKVAIIDHDMRRTFVVTKEGLPDAVVWNPWDKKAKAMQDFGDSEYKHMLCVEPAAVEKPITLKPGEEWKGRLGLSAVPSSYCSGQLDPLKVLHG